The window CGGCGTAGTACACGTTGCCGGTCGGGTTCGTGCCCCATGCGGACCAGCCGACCGGCTTCACGACGTTGCTGAGGTCCGAGTTCTGCACGACGGTGCGCGCGTACTCCCTCCacgggcggccgaggacggtggactccttggcgacgccggcgcccgaCTTGGCGGCGATCTTGGACTTGTTGATGACGTACCAGTAGGCGTCGGCGGTGTCCCGGCCGCTGGCGGTGATGTACCCGGCGCCGTTAATGGCGATGGTGCACTTCTCGAACCAGGcgttgccgtcgttgccgaagatgaagtcgacggcgccctcgatGTAGCTGTTCTTGTAGACCTGGTGGGGCTTGTTCGTGTAGACCGTGTCCTGGTACCCGACGAAGCTGCAGCCGTAGTACGCCTGGTACTGGCCGTTGGCAGAGACCGCTAGGGCCTGCGAGCCCTTGCCGTagccgttgacgaggttgacgTTGTAGAGGCTGAAGTAGTTGGTGGCCACGCGGAGGGTCGCGGAGAGGTCGTTGCtcccggcggcagcggcggacAGCGAGTTCGTCAGCGTCACCTGGTTCTTGGTGTAGTCCTGGTCGTTGGTGGTGTAGGCGTAAATGACGAGCTTGCCCTTCAGGCTGGGGATCGAAACCTGTCCGGAGTACGTCCCCGGCTGGATGAAGATTGTCGTGGTAGCAGTGGAGCTGGTTGAGATCGAGTTGATGGCGGCTTGGAGCTAGGTAGTAGCCATGTGATTAGTATAAAGAGGTCATGGTAAAAGCACCACCAGTGGACTCTGGAGGGGCGTTTATCGGAATTCCATGAGACTGTGACTTACAGAAGTAAATTGACCGCCAGACTTAGCAACAACAATAGAGCcagagggcggcgaggtcctcgaggcaGCCCAGACGCTACCCGCCAAAACGGTGAGGGACGAGAGAACACTGAAGAACTTCATGATGCTGTTGGTCTGGAAAGAAGAGTAGTTGATGTCTCTCAACAGATGGTTTCCCTACGATTGATCAAGGTCCAAGTGATGGTTAAATATGAAATATGAAGACACACATCTTTGCTGCTACGTAAAATGGATGCGGCGAGGCCCTCCGTGTCAAGCTGGCAAAAAGCTTGGCTGCAGCGGATAATACCCGCCAGTAGGCATGCACCACACCCATTTCGTCCGGTCGAGTGGCATCCTCATCAACCGTCGCTACAAGTCACCCCGACGCTAGCTTTTTGACGACCTTGGAATAATCCCGTCCACTCAGCTGGAACAAGGGATGAATACCGCACGAGTAAGTCGGACGGCAAGGCCGCGGTGACGGGGTAATGCGGTGCTGGAATAAGAAAACATATTCAGGTGAGCCAAGCCGGACaacgaggtcggcggcgactcgccttcctcttcaagaAGAATAGTGGAATTGTCAAGTCAAGTAGCGTATGCAAGCTGAAGTCCACATTTCACTACTGATTAGGGTAAGACGTTGTTTTTATGGTTGTAAGAGAATCGTACTCATGAGctttcttcccttcctcccttctCATTGTTGGACACTTAACGAGTATTAGTTATCGCAATGGTTTTCTTTCGTCTAAGCATAACTTGGCTGAGTATACGTAGGCAACAGAGGGATCTGTGACACCATCTACAAGGAGCTTGCGAGTAGACACCTTCTGACAGAGTGCATGTAAGGCATACAGCATTGCTGCAAAAGACATACGGGATACTTTGTGCTATGTAAGGCTCCGTAAAGTGGATTCTTCATACATTGCCAGGCATGATAACATGAGTGAACCTATCTCTTACGAGATATCTACCTCAAAATACCACGGGAGAACCCGATCTGTTACGTCTTGGAATCCGCCCACTTACTCTCGAGACCGGATTAAGAGCAAACAGAGGCCTTGGGGCCCGCGTTAGCTTTGACATAGGCAGGCACGTCCGCAGTCGGGGTGAGAGTGTAAGAATAGTAGCTCTTGGGGTTGAAAGAGGTGCCAGAGTTGGCCGCAATAGTTCCGGTGCAGCTCTTGTACGTGTTCCCAGACGCGTTCAGaacggccgcggcgtcctTGGTCAGCGGGTTCTTGGTGTTCTCGAAGAAGACGTTCTCCACCCGCGCGTTGGTGCTGCCACGGGCATAGTGGCCATAGGAGGTGATGCCGTAGAGGTAGTTGTTGTACAAGTGGACCTGGGCGAGGTTGTCGGCGGAAGGGTTCCGCTGGTTGGTCTTGTCGAACCAGTTGTGGTTGATGGTGCCGCGGGCCGAGACGTTCTCCGTCCAGCCGATGCCGAAGTTCTTGTCGTGGTTGCGGAAGATGTTGTTCGAGACGGTGAAGAAGGTGGTGTCCTTTCGAAGGTCCAGCAGCCCGTCACCGCCGTTCTCAAAGAGACAATGGTCGATCCAGATGTTGCTGACCGTGTCGGCTTGGATACCGTCGCGGTCgttctcgacgccgtcgttcAAGTTCGTGTGGCCGATCTTCAGGTTTCGAATGATGACATTCTTAGCCCCGTTCAACCCCAATCCGCCTTGCAACCCCAATTAGTTTTCAAGAAATACTTTAAGAGGGTTTCAACACGAAAACTCACCCTGGTAGAGTTCGCCAGATGTGCCGAGACCGATGACGGTCTTGTCACTCGCAACCTTGATCTCCTTGCCGAGAGGCGTGATGGTGATCCGGCCACTAACTTTGATCACATACTTTCCGGATGCGCTGGCGTACTTCTCAAGATCCGCCTGGGTTTTGACGGTAACTTCTgtgccgccggtgccgccaGTTGTTCCGCCGTTGAGAGAAGCGAACCCCGGAGCGGAAGCCAGGCAACCCGTGGCCTGCCTCTCCACAACGCCGCCATGAACCGCTGCGGCCCCTTGAAGGAGAacgagaagagaagaagagaatcTCATGTTTAGTTTTGGCGAAATGATGTGCGTGCTGTGTCAACCCTTTTCCGGCTTATGCTGAAGAGTTACGTCGCCATGAGTTGTGCAGTGGGACAGTGAGTTTATAGGACTTTTGCAGCTCAATCGTCGGTCTCCGGGAGAGTTTCATGCTTCCTCTTCTCGATAGCTCATGTTCATCTCACTAGGTACTGACGGCGGAAGATTTTCACGGGTCACCTTTAGGCTGAACGCACCCCGGGCTTGGCCGATCTTCGATCCACGCCAAGCGAAATGgcaggtcggcgatgtcaACAGAAAAGTCGTGGCAGCCCGCGAGCACCTTTTAACAGCACCAATACCAGCTGTCGAAAAGCGTTCCAAGTAGATCTATGGGCGCCGAGAGTGTTGCCAAGCACATCCCGTGAttcaaggaggaggggtcTTGATGTGACGTTGTGTCCGGACGACGATCAGGACAACTAAAAACCCACCAGTTGAATGATTTTGTTTTCCCCGCATCACCATCACGACATTGACATTCCAGCGCACAAAGTCCGCCAATAACCAAACAGGTGCTTCTGGACCCTGAAGTTGATGCCGTTTTAGGGATGCTGATCGCCGCTCTGATTCAATTCGGCGTCATGGAATCGTTCAGAGGTTGCTTTTCCATCTCTGGGCACCCAACTTTCAAGAGGACCAGATTTGGCGAACGGGAAGGCAAAAGAAAGGTTAAAAAGATTAAGACTCGGATTCTGTTAACTTCCTCAAGTTTCAGCACTGAAGTCGCTACCACCAGTGTTTAGGTTGATTGTAAGGTTCTTGTTGCTCCCATAGTCTATGTGTCTATATGCTCTTTATGCTGTCTATGTCTTCTATGATATTCATTAGGATTCGTTCGACTCATTTGGCTTCCATCGTTGTGCCTGTCTCTACGCTTTTACCGCCATCTCTGCCTTGCGGGCGAACCGTATGCCCAACACGCAAGCGAATCCCGCCATTGCCATAGCACCGGCATAATACGCAGCCGGTCTGAAActctcgaggccgtcggtGTCTCCCGAGAGAGAGTAGAGTCCGGAAGCAATCGGCGTACCCTGGTTCAAGTTAGGGAAGACTGTTGATCGGCGGAGGGTCATTGAAACTTACGAAAAAGAAGCCGCAAAACCATGTCGTCCAGACCACCGGGATGATGCTGAGCGTGTTCTCGCCGCCGAACGTGGCGCTGATCGCAATGGGCGTCAGGCTGAAGAATGCACCGCAGCCAATGCCGTTGAAGACGAGGTAGACGGCAAATATCCCGATGGAGCTCGAGAGCGGCCAGACAATGAGAGAGCTGAGACTCATGAAGAGGATGCAGATGGCCAGGCTCTCGACGGGACCCAGCAGTGTGTCCGCGACCCATCCCGCCAAGATACGCCCCAAGGTGGAAGCCAGGTtccaggccgccaagatgATGATTCCGGTCTCCTTGGAGTAGCCCATTGATCTCGAGAAAATTGGGACAAAGTAGGGCGGGATGAAGAGTGGGAAACAGGCCAAGACGGTGCCTCCCACTAGCAAGAGGAAGCGAGGTTGCTTGAAGCGGAACCTAGGCAGTCTTGTTAGTCTAATAATTCCATCACGGGTGTTTTAAAGAACTCACCACTGGAGTTGACGGGAAGACTTGTTCCCAGAGACGGTGCTTCTAGGGAGGAAAAACGACGCAGGGATGGACACCCCCCAGAGGATGAACCCAAGGATACGGAACGTCCAGGCGACATCAAGATCCTTGACGAGGAAGTTGGTCACGACGCTCATGACCGCAGAGCCCAGGCTGCCaccgccgaagacgaagcccATCGCCAAGGCTTTGTGTCTCTTGAACAAGCTCATTGGAGCAGTGGAGACCGACTGTGATCCATGCAAAGGTCAGTCGGGGGGCAATTGACTGAAAGCAGTGTCTGAGCAGAGCCAGACGGGAAGCGGGTACTCACAAAAACACACAAtccaccgccgaggccgaaaaCGAGCCCATGCAGGAAGAACAGCGCGACGACGTGATGGGTCGCGAAACTGGCGAGCACCTCTCCGAGACCCATGAAGACACCGCCAACCAGTGCGGCGAGTCGGTATCCTATGCGGCAAACGATCTTGTCCGAGACGATGCTGAAGCAAATCATGAAAGAGGTCGCCAGGGAGCCGACGAACGTCAGGGTCGTCAGACTCGAACCGGTCGTCTCGACGAGCCTGACCTGCATGATGCCCCAAGAGTAGATGACTCCGAGGTAGACGAACAtggtcaaggaggaggccacAACCGTGATCCACGCTTTTCGGTCGTCGTACGTTTGCTCATCTGACTTCGCTGCCGGGCTGGTCGACGGGCCGTCGCTTGAATGATCTGTTTCGTGTCCATCTTGCCTCGACTCGGGCGGCGCGCCATGGTAGACGGGGCTTGGGGTTCCTTTTTCGGGATCCATGATGACAACACAACAAATTAGTCTTATTAGATATTATTGTAGAACTCGGTTTCATGATGGATGGAAAGTCATGTTCGAGTTTTCGTCGGCGGTAGTTTATGGGATTCTCGAAGGGGGGTTGGAAATCGTATGTTTGTATTAGTCGGCTTTCGGATCTCGGGTTTGGTTCAGAACCGATATCAgattttcttcttcgcaGAGCTTTTCTGACGCACGCCACGTCATTTGCGACAATCAATTCTATCATGCTTCTAGTGGGTCTTTCGTGGAATCTCTAATACTTTTCGATCGACCCCCGGCTTGGATCCCGTTTGTGCTCCGTGTCCCGGGAAGAAAGCAGCCGGTGTCGAGCCCGATCTCTCGGCTTTGAACACTAGCGCCGAGAAATGGGTATATTAACTCGACTCAGACTCCAACTTCTTGGAGAagaatccccccccccccttggctGCATTTCTCTTGCAAAGTTCTAACTTGTGTTAATCAAAGATCACTAATTGGCTATCACAACAATGGCTCCCGCGAGAGACGACGAGCTCTTCAcgccggccacggcctgcCAGAACCCCACAAGCCTCAAGTCCAATGGCGTGGAGGGTCGTTTGATGCACCGCTCCTTGGTCCAGCATCCCTCAATGGTTGAGTCCGCCAGCGGGGTCTATTTAAACCTGGCCAACGGTCAGAAAGTCATCGACGCCtgcggcggtgccgccgttgcgATCATCGGCCACGGCAACGAGGAAGTCATCCAAGCCATCACCGACCAGGCCCGGAAAGTGAGCTACGTCCACACACAAGCGTACACCACCcagccggccgaggagctcgccaaTGTCATCCTCGACGGCAACCCTCACGGACTCGAGAaggccttcttcgtctgcaGCGGAAGTGAGGCCGTCGAGTCGGCGTTGAAGCTGGCCCGCCAGTACCACTACGAAAAGGGGCAGCCGCAGAGGCTGCACCTCATCGGCAGAAGACAGGCATACCACGGCAACACCATGGCGACTATGTCCATCTCCACCGTCGCGGCGCGGAAGGTCCCTTACCACGGCTTCGGCTATCCCCACGTCTCGTTCGTCTCGCCGGCGTACGCGTACCAGTACCAACGCAAAGACGAGACCGAGGATGAGTTCACAGCCCGGCTCCTGGCAGAAATCGAGGCGGAGTTCCAGCGAGTTGGGCCGGGTAACGTCATTGCGTTTGTGGCCGAGACCATGGTCGGAGCCACCGCGGGATGCGTGGCGCCCCCGGTCGGCTATCTCGCGGGTGTCCGACAGATCTGCGACAAGCACGGCgcccttctcatcctcgacgaggtcatgTGCGGCACCGGACGCACGGGGACGTTCTTCGCCTTCGAGCAAGAGGGGGTTGTCCCTGacatcgtcaccgtcgccaaggGACTGGGGGGAGGCTACGGTCCCATCGCCGGTGTTTTGATGCACGAAAAGGTGGTCGCCGCCTTGAGGCAGGGCTCCAACGCCTTCAACCACGGACACACATACCAGGCGCACCCCGTTGCTTGCGCCGCGGCTTTGGCCGTCCAGAAGATCCTGAAGCGAGATGACCTGGTGGCTCGCTGCGCTCAACTGGGCAAGAAACTGGAGGCTCTGCTGCGCACTGAGTTGATCAACTGCCGATCGGTTGGTAATATCAGGGGCCGGGGGTTGTTCTGGGGAGTGGAGTTCGTCAAGGACCGAGACACCAAAGAGACTTTCGATCCCAAGACGCGCTTCGGCATTCGTGTTCAAGAGCGGGCCTTCGAGAAGGGCGTGGCGTTGTATCCTGGCGCTGGCACAGTTGACGGCTCGAGGGGGGATCACGTCTTGCTCGCGCCTCCATACACGACCACAGAAGAGCAGCTACAAGTCATTTGCCGAGTCTTCAGGGAAGCACTTGAAGAAATTGAGGCGGAAACACTGTAAGAAGAATGGTGGCAAACAGCAATAGACAGACTTCATGATAAAAAGCGGTTTATGATCATTGGAACTTGGTGCCATTTTCCTCTCAATCAATCATGTTCAAGTCATCGTGAATATCTCTGAAGTATCAACATCTTCCATCAACGACCACCAATTCGGCCAGAGACCTTGATCGTCCATGGCGCCAGTTGCGTCGACCAGTCCCTGGGCGTTGAAGCCAACGTTCTGTTGCTGCTTCTCGCTCAACGAGTCTCCCTCGGCGGTCCCGATCGAGCTCCTCTCGGCGTTGTTGATTTCCACCAAGTGCTGCGCCGACCTGTCCACAACCCGGAACTCGTGAATGGACTGATGCAGCACGCTGAAGTCGACACGGGACCGCCCACGATACCTCTGAATGTCCGAAGTTGCTCTCTGGTACATCAGAGACCCATTCTGAATTGTTTTCAACTGATTCTTATTTAGCAGAGCACGGAATTACAttgtgggggggggggggggggggggggatgtcgAAGTTTCTCAGTCATTAACTCACCCagccatcgccgaggtccCAGACCTCGCGGAACTTCTTGAGATATTCGATGCTTGAATTCATCAGCTCTTCGGCTCTTGGGCCATAGCCGCATGTGATGCGCGGGAACCTAAAGCCATAGAGATTGATGTAGCAGGACGAGAAGGCGCAAAATCCGGCAAAGGGTGTCATGACTGCCACGCCACACTCCGACGCGTCTCGGAGGATGCTCGCGAGATGCGCGGCTGCTTCGAACAGTTCCTTTGCACTCTGCTCCCACCACCCCGGAGGAGCTTCCGCTTCGAGAATCGGCGGGTCGATCGGTCCCTGGGGGGTCATGTCCATGGTCGGTAGAAAGGGGAAGTATTCCCTCTGAAGCATCACGATGCTGCAAGAGAATCAGTTGTCGTTCTTTGGCGGTGGCTGATGATGGGTAGGTCTCGGCTTTATAAGGACTCACCTCTGATAGTACAGCAGGTTGAGATAGACGAAGGATTCGCCGTAGCCCAACGTCGCATGCGCAGCAACGCTGTTGTCGGGATAATGCAGCCGAGGGTGTTGTTTCAACCTCCATTCCTCGAGCCTGCGACGCCAACACGCCACGGGGGATGTTGGGGCCCAGGGGCAATTCTCGGGCAAGCACATGCCCGGCGCCTTGCGGCCGTCGTTGAAGACAAAGGCCATAATGTCGGAGTAGATGTCGAAACCGTCCGCCATGATGCCAAAGCCttggtcgaggtcgaggtaAACAGAGCTGTTTGCTGGGTCTGGGGCGGCGTCTTCGCCCGAATGCTCCGGCTGGCCCGAAGACCCTGCCCCGAGAGCAAACTCCGTGGAAGTAGGCGGTCGTGGAACGTTGAGCTTGCGCATCTCTGGTTTCGGCAGCACGCGCGGGTTGTATGTACCCGAACTCACCATACAGTCCATGATGAAGCACGCCCAGAAGGTCCTGGTCTCGATGGCTGGCGTGAGGCTGTTCGGCTCGCTGCGGCGAGGGATCTCGAGTGGGAAAGGCGCAACCCGGGAACTGTGAAGCAGCTGCATCATACGGATGGCGATGCCTGCGTGTGGTGTTAAAAGAATGGTCAAGTCTCGCGGCTCCAGGGATCATCTCACCGCAGTGCATCCAAGCTTTGTGAAAGTCGCGAGTACCCCATTCATAGAGCGTGAGTATAAGCAGTGCCTGGATGACCTTTACGTCCGGCGGCTGCAGTATGCATGCAGCCAAGACGTCGCACGCATAAGACGCGTAGCGTTCGCTCGGAAACAAGATCTGCGTCCTCAGACGATCCGAGTCCGGCTTCTGGGTTTTCGTCATGGCAAGGACAGTTGCCAGCAACGCTTTGCTCTCTCTCGGGCAGGTCGATCCAAAAGACTCCATGAAGGAGGAAGGGTGGATGACGCGAAGTTCGGGGAACTTCCGCCAGAAGGCTTCTAGGGCTATGAAAACCACGTCTTTGGGGATCTGTTCAAGGtgcccctccatctcctctctGCCATCTCGATGCTCTATGCCCGATGAAGGGGTCGCCGGGCCTCGCGATTGGGGCGCCGAGACGAGGAGCCGCTGGGAGTCGACATCATGACTGAAGGAAGTCGACGGtgcctcctccgtcgccctCCGTGCCCGTCCAGCCGCTCTCCGGGTAGGCGGGACTTGCGGCCTCGTCAGGGTGCAGTCCAATTTCCCGGACTTTTCACATTTGGTGCACGGCGGAGTTCCGCTGTTGACGCATCTGATCTTGGACCGCCTGCGGAGTCGGGGAGTAGAACCAGGGGGTAAGCGGCTGTGTCACATCGGACCCGACGATCGCCGCAGCGGGTGCCGAGATGGAGAACTACAGAGATGGACGGATGGCTTACCGGCAAGATTCGCACGAGAGACTTGACCGCATTGTGTTTTCCGAagtgtgtctgtctgtcggCTTTTGTCTGAAAACGTGGTCTGAGAACCGAGGAGACGGAAATGAAGTTTTCGGCTTACGGTTTTACTTTGCACGGCTTGCCGAAACCGGGTTGATATTGTGGATCTTTTGTTCAAGTGGATACTTTCTCGAATATCGAATGCCGCTTCTAGTGTCCGATTCCCTCCGAACCAGAATCAACGCCACTCGGGTTGAGCCGAGTTGAGTTCTTTTTGACCTCCAGCTGTAAGTAAGGTTGCAATTATTTTGTCTCCTCGCCCACAACCTACGATCTCCCTAGTTTTATCGGTACATCGTATAGTGGGAAAGGCATAGGCGGCTAGACGCCGAGCAGCCAACCTCTCGCCCTTCAAAGTTGGAGACATGGATGTTCCTTGTTTGGAACCCCCGCCTCAATAATAACCTCAATCAATCGCAGTGACGAATCTGAATAgacgccaacgacaaccACACAACTTACTCATTACTAATATTCCCCAAAGAATTTTTTGTCATTGCTAGTTACTTCCGTCGTACTAGCTACCTGCCACACGGTAGCTGATCATTTGGTTGGGTTTTGTGATCTGAGCGGTTCGCTCCGGGACCCGTGATCCTCATGTCGAACTGCCTGAAAATGCGGAAAATTGTGCCAGGAGTGAGAGCGAACGAACTCGGACGTCCCTATCGCATATTGCCCTAGTTCATTTCGAGTTCTAGGTGCCTCTGCCACATGGATTACGGTGCTCAGCCATAGACTACAAACAGTATGATATTCAGCCGTCGGAGATATCCATCACGAGAATCGTTTCTGCTTGGTGTGTTGACCGCCGGATCAAACATAGGGCTGTATTCAGGCTAACAACGCAATAGGAATAGCACAAATGCGTGTGGCATCGCAAGAATCTGGGGCTGAAAACCTTGAGTTGGCTGCGTGAACGAGCTTGTTTGATAATTAGGACAAAAACGCCTTGGTGGCGCTGAAAGCCTAGTGGTCTAGATCTAGGATGAGAGCTCAGCGAACACATGCCTCGATTCTCAGCCACCACAAGTGCTgtagaaaaaaagaaaatggCAGGAGGTTTTTTGAAGTTCTGAGTTTTCGATGTCAGCTGCTTCGTTCATAGATTGCTGGAAAAAGCTATAAAGAGTCGCTCGTCATTGCGAGGTGAAGAACATCAAACAACTCTCTAAGCTTCACATCGCTAATCATTATCAGGCACCATCATCAATCATTCCAAAAATGAAGTCTTTTCTCATCCTGACCCTCGTGGCGCTCTCCATGAGCACCCCAGCCCCTCTCCGCCTAGATCAAGATGTGGCAGTCTCTTCGGCAGTCTCGACTTCCTCTGATCCGAGCCAGGATACTGGGGACAGCCAAGACTCAAAGAGAAACGGTACGTTCACGCATTAGTTCCGAACACTCGCGTCAATCAGCTAACATCACATAGTCGCGCGTCAGGCAGGCTACTGGTCCTGCAGTGTGCCCTCCGACTCAGTCTATACAAAAGCACGAAACGTACTTAACTCTTGCGGTGCCGGCTCCCAGAAGCAATACTTTGTGGTCCCTCCCAGTGACAACCTTTTGGCTTGTTCAACAGCACCAGGTATGTCACACAttataaccccccccccccccccccttctgcCTTGGTGCACTCCGTCAGTTCTGCGGTCTTTGCAGTTGAAGAGCAAATGATAATAACCCTCTGCACAGGGTTTACCTACACCTCGGTCCGGGAATCCCTAAGCCCGTGTGACGAAGGCAGGCCGTCGAAGCAATACAAGCTCCGAAAGCCAGTCGCAGGCCTCGTTGCGTGTACGGTCCCGAGCAAGTTCACGTACAAGGTCGTAAGGAGCACTTACAACACATGCGCAGTCAACACGTATGCAAATGTGTATACGCTCATTCAGCCGGTTGACAAAATGGAAGCCTGCACCATCCCGGACGGCTTTGTGTACACCAAAGTGAGGACTGTGTTTGCCTCCTGCAGCGCCAATGGAAACGCCGACATCTACACGATACGCACGCCTTCTCAAGGGCTGGGGGCGTGCAACGTGCCGGAAGGGTGGGGCGTTTCTACGACGAGGTCGGTCTATGATACGTGCCGTGTATACCAGTACGCGCCGCAGTACGTtctgacgaagaagaaatgaTTGGTGTTTGGTGCTATGAGAGATGTGGTGGAGTTTGCCTTGCCGGCAGTGGTGCGATCACTGGATAAGATAACAGGGCGTAACTTTGACCTCGGTAACATGGTTCGCAATACTGGAAAGATCACAGTTAGTTGAGATTTTGGGTTTGATTTATGTAACGGTCCTGCTTGaatgcccccccccccagcaaTGCCACACCTGCTTAACGTACTTATTCCGGAGACAACTTCATCCGCAACGAGGTGTGACGCCTTTCTCTGTTATTAGCTATTACTTTGA is drawn from Colletotrichum destructivum chromosome 6, complete sequence and contains these coding sequences:
- a CDS encoding Putative pectate lyase, pectin lyase/virulence factor, which gives rise to MRFSSSLLVLLQGAAAVHGGVVERQATGCLASAPGFASLNGGTTGGTGGTEVTVKTQADLEKYASASGKYVIKVSGRITITPLGKEIKVASDKTVIGLGTSGELYQGGLGLNGAKNVIIRNLKIGHTNLNDGVENDRDGIQADTVSNIWIDHCLFENGGDGLLDLRKDTTFFTVSNNIFRNHDKNFGIGWTENVSARGTINHNWFDKTNQRNPSADNLAQVHLYNNYLYGITSYGHYARGSTNARVENVFFENTKNPLTKDAAAVLNASGNTYKSCTGTIAANSGTSFNPKSYYSYTLTPTADVPAYVKANAGPKASVCS
- a CDS encoding Putative aminotransferase class-III, pyridoxal phosphate-dependent transferase, major; its protein translation is MAPARDDELFTPATACQNPTSLKSNGVEGRLMHRSLVQHPSMVESASGVYLNLANGQKVIDACGGAAVAIIGHGNEEVIQAITDQARKVSYVHTQAYTTQPAEELANVILDGNPHGLEKAFFVCSGSEAVESALKLARQYHYEKGQPQRLHLIGRRQAYHGNTMATMSISTVAARKVPYHGFGYPHVSFVSPAYAYQYQRKDETEDEFTARLLAEIEAEFQRVGPGNVIAFVAETMVGATAGCVAPPVGYLAGVRQICDKHGALLILDEVMCGTGRTGTFFAFEQEGVVPDIVTVAKGLGGGYGPIAGVLMHEKVVAALRQGSNAFNHGHTYQAHPVACAAALAVQKILKRDDLVARCAQLGKKLEALLRTELINCRSVGNIRGRGLFWGVEFVKDRDTKETFDPKTRFGIRVQERAFEKGVALYPGAGTVDGSRGDHVLLAPPYTTTEEQLQVICRVFREALEEIEAETL
- a CDS encoding uncharacterized protein (Putative zn(2)Cys(6) fungal-type DNA-binding domain, transcription factor domain, fungi); the encoded protein is MRSSLSCESCRRLPPGSTPRLRRRSKIRCVNSGTPPCTKCEKSGKLDCTLTRPQVPPTRRAAGRARRATEEAPSTSFSHDVDSQRLLVSAPQSRGPATPSSGIEHRDGREEMEGHLEQIPKDVVFIALEAFWRKFPELRVIHPSSFMESFGSTCPRESKALLATVLAMTKTQKPDSDRLRTQILFPSERYASYACDVLAACILQPPDVKVIQALLILTLYEWGTRDFHKAWMHCGIAIRMMQLLHSSRVAPFPLEIPRRSEPNSLTPAIETRTFWACFIMDCMVSSGTYNPRVLPKPEMRKLNVPRPPTSTEFALGAGSSGQPEHSGEDAAPDPANSSVYLDLDQGFGIMADGFDIYSDIMAFVFNDGRKAPGMCLPENCPWAPTSPVACWRRRLEEWRLKQHPRLHYPDNSVAAHATLGYGESFVYLNLLYYQSIVMLQREYFPFLPTMDMTPQGPIDPPILEAEAPPGWWEQSAKELFEAAAHLASILRDASECGVAVMTPFAGFCAFSSCYINLYGFRFPRITCGYGPRAEELMNSSIEYLKKFREVWDLGDGWLKTIQNGSLMYQRATSDIQRYRGRSRVDFSVLHQSIHEFRVVDRSAQHLVEINNAERSSIGTAEGDSLSEKQQQNVGFNAQGLVDATGAMDDQGLWPNWWSLMEDVDTSEIFTMT
- a CDS encoding Putative major facilitator superfamily, MFS transporter superfamily; amino-acid sequence: MDPEKGTPSPVYHGAPPESRQDGHETDHSSDGPSTSPAAKSDEQTYDDRKAWITVVASSLTMFVYLGVIYSWGIMQVRLVETTGSSLTTLTFVGSLATSFMICFSIVSDKIVCRIGYRLAALVGGVFMGLGEVLASFATHHVVALFFLHGLVFGLGGGLCVFSVSTAPMSLFKRHKALAMGFVFGGGSLGSAVMSVVTNFLVKDLDVAWTFRILGFILWGVSIPASFFLPRSTVSGNKSSRQLQWFRFKQPRFLLLVGGTVLACFPLFIPPYFVPIFSRSMGYSKETGIIILAAWNLASTLGRILAGWVADTLLGPVESLAICILFMSLSSLIVWPLSSSIGIFAVYLVFNGIGCGAFFSLTPIAISATFGGENTLSIIPVVWTTWFCGFFFGTPIASGLYSLSGDTDGLESFRPAAYYAGAMAMAGFACVLGIRFARKAEMAVKA
- a CDS encoding Putative pectinesterase, catalytic, pectin lyase/virulence factor, pectinesterase, Asp active, producing the protein MKFFSVLSSLTVLAGSVWAASRTSPPSGSIVVAKSGGQFTSLQAAINSISTSSTATTTIFIQPGTYSGQVSIPSLKGKLVIYAYTTNDQDYTKNQVTLTNSLSAAAAGSNDLSATLRVATNYFSLYNVNLVNGYGKGSQALAVSANGQYQAYYGCSFVGYQDTVYTNKPHQVYKNSYIEGAVDFIFGNDGNAWFEKCTIAINGAGYITASGRDTADAYWYVINKSKIAAKSGAGVAKESTVLGRPWREYARTVVQNSDLSNVVKPVGWSAWGTNPTGNVYYAEYGNTGTGASGTRISWAKKLSSAVSIDSILPGWTSWVDTTYWNSS